TGGCGAGACCCTGGAGGATGGGTCCGACGGCTTCGCCGCCTCCAAGGCGTTCGGCCAGTTTGTAGCCGATGTTGCCTGCCTCGAGGCTGGGGAAGATGATGACGTTGGCGCGTCCGCCGACTGGGCTCGAGGGGCATTTGCGCCGCGCGACGTCCGGCACCAGGGCCGCGTCCGCCTGCAGTTCGCCGTCCACCATCAGGTCCGGTTCCAATTGGTGCAGGCGTTCGGCGACTTCAACCATTTTCTTCGGCCCCGGCGCCTTGGCCGAACCTTTCGTGCTGAACGAGAGGAGCGCGATGACCGGCTCCGTGCCGGTGAAGAGGCGCCAAGAGTCGGCGGTGATTCGCGTGATGTCCACCAGTTGGTCGGCGGTCGGATCCGGCACGACGCCGCAGTCGGCGAACATCAGGACGCCGTTCATCCCGAACTCGGTCCGCGGGAAGACGGTGATGAAACAGGAGGATGCCGTCCTGACGCCCTCGCGCATTCCGACGCAGTACAGCGCCGCCCGGACGACGTGGGGCGTGGGCGACGCGCTGCCGGCCACCATGCCGTCCACCTCGCCGGTCCGAACGCACATCGCGCCGTAGAAGACGGGGTCGGCGACGATGCGGCGGGCCTCGTCGGGCGTGACGCCCTTGTGCTTGCGCAGTTCGTGGAATGTGCGGGCGAAGGCGTCGAGGCGCGCGGGATCGCCGGGCGGCAGGAACTCGAACCGGCCGGGGTCGCCTCCCGCGCGGGCCAGGGGTTCGGCCAGTTGCTCCTGGTCGCCCAGGAGGACGATTCGGCAGAAACCTTCCTTCCGGATTTGTGCGGCGGCGCGGAGGATGCGCTCGTCCTTGGTTTCGGCGAGCAGGATGCGGCGTCTGGCGGGGCGGACGCGATTCTTGATCGTCTCGAAAAGGTTCACGTTGAGGCTCCTCGTGGGATTCTCACGGCCGACGGGCCATGGGCGGTTCAATCGCCTTGCGGCTTCAACCCGTATTTCTGCACGCGGTATCGCAGTTGGTCGCGCGTCATGTTGAGGAGGGCGGCGGCGCGCGTCTGGTTGCCGCCCGTTCGCTTGAGCGCCTGCTCCACCAGTTGGCGTTCGACCTCCTTGAGGTCGATGCCTTCGGGTCCGAGGCGGATGACGGACTCGCCTTCGCCGGTCCCGTTGCGGGCGGGGGGCTGGCGGATTTCGGCCGGCAGATCGGCCAGGGTCAATCGGCCGCCGCCCGCCAGGAGCATCGCCCGTTCCAGGACGTTCCGCAGTTCCCTCACGTTGCCCGGCCACGAGTGGGTCTGCATAATGGCCATGGCGGTGGGCTCGACGCCCGTGATCTGTTTGTGGAACTCGCGGTTGTACTCCTGGATAAAGTAGTCGGCCAGGAGGGGAATGTCCCCGGGCCGATCCCGCAAGGGGGGCAGCGTCACGGGCAGGATGTTCAGGCGGTAAAACAGGTCTTCACGGAAACGCCCTTGAGCCACGAGGCCCCGCAAGTCGCGGTGGGTGGCGGCGATGATGCGCACGTCCACCAGGAGGTCTTCCGTGCCGCCCACGCGCCGGAACGCCTTCTCCTCGAGGAACCGCAGCAGTTTCGCCTGGAGGGGGGGCGGCATGTCGCCGATCTCGTCCAGGTAGATCGTTCCGCCGTCCGCCATCTCGAACAGGCCGCGCTTCTGCTGGCGGGCGTCGGTGAACGCGCCCTTCTCGTGGCCAAACAGTTCGCTCTCCAGCAGCGGCTCGGGCAGGGCGGTGCACGTGATGTT
The sequence above is drawn from the Planctomycetota bacterium genome and encodes:
- a CDS encoding sigma-54 dependent transcriptional regulator is translated as MSVVIIEDESTVRDTLAEHLKRRGYRVEAAATAAEGLAHLAAGPADLAILDYRLPDDDGLEVLAKIRRQWPEVPTIFMTGFTNIEVAIQAMQRGAFDYISKPFSPEEMMVVVDKALEAKRLRSEVARIRSTQVREFSFDHIVARSPEMLQIIHLLQHLAESEPRTILLQGESGTGKDLAAKVIHFNSPRAENPFMNITCTALPEPLLESELFGHEKGAFTDARQQKRGLFEMADGGTIYLDEIGDMPPPLQAKLLRFLEEKAFRRVGGTEDLLVDVRIIAATHRDLRGLVAQGRFREDLFYRLNILPVTLPPLRDRPGDIPLLADYFIQEYNREFHKQITGVEPTAMAIMQTHSWPGNVRELRNVLERAMLLAGGGRLTLADLPAEIRQPPARNGTGEGESVIRLGPEGIDLKEVERQLVEQALKRTGGNQTRAAALLNMTRDQLRYRVQKYGLKPQGD
- a CDS encoding phosphate acyltransferase, giving the protein MNLFETIKNRVRPARRRILLAETKDERILRAAAQIRKEGFCRIVLLGDQEQLAEPLARAGGDPGRFEFLPPGDPARLDAFARTFHELRKHKGVTPDEARRIVADPVFYGAMCVRTGEVDGMVAGSASPTPHVVRAALYCVGMREGVRTASSCFITVFPRTEFGMNGVLMFADCGVVPDPTADQLVDITRITADSWRLFTGTEPVIALLSFSTKGSAKAPGPKKMVEVAERLHQLEPDLMVDGELQADAALVPDVARRKCPSSPVGGRANVIIFPSLEAGNIGYKLAERLGGGEAVGPILQGLA